The genomic stretch AGAACGACCCATCCTTCCACCAATACCCTCGACCAGGACCTCGTCGTGCTCGTCTATGAAATTGATAGCGCCGTCACCTACCGCGAAGGCTGTGATCTGGCGACCATTCTTGATGAGCTGGACCTTGACGCACTTTCTGATTGCCGAGTTGGGCTGCTTTGCCTCGATCCCGACCTTCTCAAGCACGATGCCCCTGGCCTGAGCCGCCCCCTCCAGCGGGTCGGACTTCTCCTTAAGCTTGAGCATCCGCCTCTTATAAGCTCTATCACTCCATCGAGCCTTTTGCCGGCCCTGCTTGAGCTTCCTGGCGGTGAAAAGACCTCTTGCCAATGGCTACACCTCTCTATATTCGAATTCGGGCTAATACTCTACCCGTATTTAAGCGTTGAGGGTTTTGGAGTTGACATTCAGCACCCCCATACCCGGGTTCACCTAATGAGGACTCGTATTAATATGTTGCCCTCCTAAGAACCCATCGAACGAGAGAAGGTCGCTCATGGAGATAAAGCTCACTTCCTAGAGAGAGATTGGTCATCAATCCTTGTTCCTGAAAGGCATCAATAATGAATTAATAGTGGAACCTCTTTGTATCAGGATAAGGGATGGGATAATGGTAGATGAGACTATCGAGTCAAGCATCAAACTTGAGCGAACCCAGAGCATGATGGAATACGTGCTCGCCGCGGTGGTCCCGGCTATCCTCGCGGTCATGCTTTTCTCCTTCGTGATGTTCAGGGAGTTCTTCGAGTTCTTCTTCTTGCTAGCGGTAGTTGTCGCACTTCTCATGATAGTGCCTGCTGTTAGGATACACAAGCTGCATTACACGATATGGTCCAAGAACACACTGCCAATTCGTTTCGTGACATCACTGATGGGAATGATCTACATCGTGGCCGTTTCCATATTCTCCGTCTCGATGATATCGGTGTTCGAGGGGCTGCAACCCGACCAGCCTCTCACTCTCGGCATCATCGGCAGTCTGGTCATCTCCCTAATTGTCCTAATGGCTTATAACGCGAAGTATAGGGATAAGTTCCTTTCCATGGAGAAGAAGCATTTCAAGAAGGACCCGAGGTTCATGGAGAACAAGATCATGTCCTTCCTTTCTGAGATGGAAATCCATTACAAGAAGTATCCCGGAGACCGCCGTTGGAGGGTGGCTCTGGATGAGAGCGGCCTCATCATAAAGATCTTCCCTATCGGAGGCAAGGCAACGGAGATCACGGTCGAGAACATCAACGACGAGAATAAGGAGCTCTTCGGTAAGATAA from Methanomassiliicoccales archaeon encodes the following:
- a CDS encoding 30S ribosomal protein S12 — encoded protein: MARGLFTARKLKQGRQKARWSDRAYKRRMLKLKEKSDPLEGAAQARGIVLEKVGIEAKQPNSAIRKCVKVQLIKNGRQITAFAVGDGAINFIDEHDEVLVEGIGGRMGRSYGDIPGVRYKVIQVNNVSLNEMVRGRKEKPVR